Within Schaalia sp. HMT-172, the genomic segment AGATGGCCCCCATCATCCGCCGCGTCTACGACTCGATGCCCGAACCCAAGTGGGTCATCTCCATGGGTGCCTGCGCGTCCTCCGGCGGCGTCTTCAACAACTACGCCGTCGTCCAAGGCTGCGACCACATCGTCCCCGTCGACGTGTACCTGCCCGGATGCCCTCCCCGCCCCGAGGCCCTCATCCACGCGGTCCTCGTCCTGCGTGAGCAGATCGGCAAGGAACCCCTCGGCGTCCACCGCCGCGAAATCGCGCGCCGCGCCGAGCAGGCCGCCCTCGAGGCGACCCCCACCCACCAGATGAAGGGACTCCTCGCATGAGCGACCTTTCCACCCCCGAGGAAAACGCGCCCGCCGAGGTCGCCCCGGCCTCGTCCCAGCGCGGTTTCGCCCTCCCCGAGCCCATCGCACACCGCGAGGGCCTCTTCGGCGCGGGCACCGACTCCTCCACCTCCGGCTTCGCCGGCCTCGTGACCGACTCCTTCCTGCCCGGCGAGGCCTCCCGCCCCTACGGCGGCTGGTTCGACCAGGTCGTTGACGTCCTCGAAGAGCTCATCGCCGCCGATGGCCTGACAGTTTCCGACGTCATCGAAAAGGTCACGATCGACCGCGGGCAGCTCGGAATCTTCATCGCCCGCGAGCACATCAAGCGCGTCGCCCAGTACCTGCGCGACGACGCGGACCTGCGCTTCGAGCTGTGCCTGGGCACCAACGGCGCGCACTACCCCCTCGATAAGGGACGCGAGCTGCACGCCATCTACCCCCTGTACTCGATCACGCACAACCGCATGATCCGCCTCGAGGTCACGTGCCCCGACGAGGACCCCCGTATCCCCTCCATCGTCTCCGTCTACCCCGGAAACGACTGGCAGGAGCGCGAAACCTGGGACCTCATCGGCATTGTCTTCACCGGGCACCCCTCGCTCACGCGCACCGCGATGCCCGACGACTGGGTCGGACACCCCCAGCGCAAGGACTACCCGCTGGGCGGCATCCCCGTCGAGTTCAAGGGCGCCGTCAACGCACCCGCCGACGTTCGTAGGAGTGTGAACTGATGACCACCGCTTTCCACGCGCCCGCTGGCCAGACCGACCTGCCCATCGAGGACATCCCCGAGGTGCTCACCCAGGGCGGCGACTGGGACGACGTCCTGCACGAGATCGAGACCATCACCTCCGAGCGCATCGTCGTCAACCTCGGCCCCGTCCACCCCGCGACCCACGGCGTTCTGCGCCTCATCCTCGAGCTCGACGGCGAGAAGGTCCGCGAGACCCGCGTCGACACCGGCTACCTGCACACCGGCATCGAGAAGAACATGGAGTACCGCACGTGGGCCCAGGGCGTCGCATACTGCACGCGCATGGACTACGTCGCTCCCTTCTTCCAGGAGGCCGCCTACTGCCTCGGCGTCGAGAAGCTCCTCGGCATCGAAGAGGACATCCCCGAGCGCGCCTCCCTCATCCGCATCCTCATGATGGAGCTGTGCCGCATCGCCTCGCACCTGGTCGCCATCGGCTCGACCGGTAACGAAATGGGTGCCACGACGATCATGACGATCGGCTTCCGCGGCCGCGAGGAAATCCTGCGCATCTTCGAGCGCATCACCGGCCTGCGCATGAACCACGAGTACATTCGCCCCGGCGGCGTCGTGCAGGACATCGGCGAGGGCACCACGGACTACATCCGCGACCGCCTGCGCCGGGCCCGCAAGGATATCGGAGAGCTCCAGGACATCCTCGTGGAGAACCCGATCTTCAAGAAGCGCCTGTGCGACGTGGCAGTCATGCCGCTGAGCGGCCTCATGGCCCTGGGCTCGACCGGCCCCGGCGTGCGCGCCGCCGGCCTGCCCCTGGACCTGCGCAAGAGCCAGCCCTACTGCGGCTACGAGAACTTCGAGTTCGATGTTCCCACCCGCGACAAGTCCGACGTCTACAACCGCACGATGGTCCGCTTCGACGAGTGCTACGAGTCCATGCGCATCATCTGGCAGGTCCTCGACAAGCTCGACCAGTGCGAGGGCGCGCCCACCATGGTCGCCGACCCCGAAATCGCCTGGCCCGCGCGCCTGGCCGTGGGCACCGACGGCCAGGGCAACTCCGCCGAGCACGTCCGCGAGATCATGGGGGAGTCCATGGAGTCCCTCATCCACCACTTCAAGCTCGTCACGGAGGGCTTCCACGTGCCCGCCGGCCAGGTCTACCAGACCGTCGAGCACGCGAAGGGCATCCTGGGCGTCCACCTCGTCTCCGACGGCGGCACGCGCCCGTTCCGCGCGCACTTCCGTGACCCCTCCTTCGCCAACCTGCAAGCACTGGCCATGATGACCGAGGGCGGCCAGCTGGCCGACGTGGTCGTCGCCCTGGCCGCTATCGACCCCGTTCTCGGAGGCGTTGACCGATGAGCTACACACCCGACACCCTGGCACGCCTGCAGGCGGACGCCGCGCAGATCATCGCCCGCTACCCGGACGGTCACTCGCGCTCCGCGCTGCTGCCGATGCTGCACCTGATCCAGTCCGTCGACGGCTACGTCAGCCCGGACGGCATCGACTTCATCGCCGCCACGCTGGACCTGCCCCGCGCAGAGATCAGCGCCGTCGCGACCTTCTACACGCAGTACAAGCGCCACCCCACCGGCGACTACCTGGTGGGCGTGTGCACGAACGCGCTGTGCGCCGTCATGGGCGGCGACGAGATCTGGGAAAAGGTCTCCGAGAAGGTCGGCGTCGGCAGCGACGAGACCAGCGAAGACGGAAAGATCACGCTCGAACGCATCGAGTGCAACGCGGCGTGCGACTACGCGCCCGTCGTCATGGTCAACTGGGAATTCTTCGACAACCAGAGCCCCTCCTCGGCCCTGGCAATGATCGATGACATCCAGGCTGGCCGCGACATCCACCCGACGCGCGGACCCATCGTGGCCCCCACCTTCAAGGAGAACGAGCGCGTCCTGGCCGGCTTCCTGGACGGCCACGAGGACGAGGGCCCCTCCGCTGGCCCCTCGACCCTGCTGGGCCGCGAGATCGCAGCGGCGAACGGCTGGACCGAGCCGGTGGCTGACAAGGCCGCCGACCAGGCCCCCACGAAGGCCCCGAAGGCATCCACGAAGGCCACGAAGGCATCCACGAAGGCCACGAATAAGAAGGGAGTGAAGGCGAAGTGAGCACCGCATACGTTGCGCCCGGGCCGCTGACCCCGATCCTCACCAACGGGTGGGGAGAGGAGCGTTCCTGGACGCTGGACTCCTACCGTGGCCGCGGCGGCTACCAGGGCCTCGAAAAGGCCCGGACCATGGAGCCCGCCGACATCGTGCAGGCCGTCAAGGACTCGGGCCTGCGAGGCCGCGGTGGCGCAGGCTTCCCGTCGGGCCTCAAGTGGTCCTTCCTGCCCCCGGCCGACGGCGGTCCCCGCTACCTCGTGGTGAACGCCGACGAGTCCGAGCCGGGCACCTGCAAGGACATCCCGCTCATCATGGGCAACCCGCACGTCCTCATTGAGGGCATCGCGATCACGTCGCGCGCGATCGGCTGCGACCACGCGTTCGTCTACCTGCGCGGCGAGGTCACCCACGTGTACCGTCGCCTGCTGCAGGCCGTGCGCGAGGCGACCGAGGCCGGCGTGCTCGGCGACCTGCGCATTACCGCCCATGCTGGCGCCGGCGCCTACATCTGCGGCGAGGAGACGGCCCTGCTGGACTCCCTCGAGGGGCGCCGAGGCCACCCGCGCCTCAAGCCCCCCTTCCCCGCGGTCGCCGGCCTGTACGCCCGTCCCACGGTCGTCAACAACGTCGAGACCATCGCTCAGGTGGCGGGCATCTTCCGCAACTCCCCCGAGTGGTTTGCCTCGATGGGTACCGAGAAGTCCAAGGGCCACGGCATCTTCTCTGTGTCGGGCCACGTGGCGCACCCCGGCCAGTTCGAGGCCCCCTTCGGCATCACGATGCGTGAGCTTATCGAGATGGCGGGCGGCATCCGCGACGGCCACAAGCTGAAGTTCTGGACCCCCGGCGGCTCCTCCACCCCGATCTTCACCGAAGACGAGCTGGACACGCCCCTCGACTACGAGTCCGTGGGCGCGGCCGGTTCGATGCTGGGCACGCGTGCCCTGCAGGTGTTCGACGAGACCGTCTCGGTGGTCCGCGTCATCACCCGCTGGTCCGAGTTCTACCAGCACGAGTCCTGCGGTAAGTGCACGCCCTGCCGCGAAGGCACCTACTGGATGAAGCAAATCATGCTGCGCCTCGAGCGAGGCGAGGGTCGCCCCGGCGATGTCGACCTGCTCGACGAGATCGCACACAATATCGCGGGCCGTAGCTTCTGCCCGCTCGGCGACGCCGCAGCAACCCCGATCATGGCGGGCATCAAGCGCTTCCGCGACGAGTTCGAGGCCGGCCTGACCACGCCCGCCCGCGAGCTTTTCCCCTACGAGGCGTCCGCTAACTACGCGCGAGGAGGTGGCCGATGAGCGACGCGCCCAACATGATCGACGTCACCATCGACGACGTTCAGGTTTCTGTCCCCCAGGGCACGCTCGTGATCCGCGCGGCCGAGCAGGCCGGCATCCGGATCCCGCGTTTCTGCGACCACCCGCTGCTGGCCCCCGTGGCCGCGTGCCGCCAGTGCCTGGTCGAGGTCGGCATGCCCGACCGCAACACGGGCGAGCTGCGCTTCATGCCCAAGCCCCAGCCCTCGTGTGCGCAGGCCGTCACCCCGGGCATGGTCGTCAAGACGCAGCACACCTCCGAGGTGGTCGACCGCGCCCAGCGCGGCGTCATGGAGTTCCTGCTCATCAACCACCCGCTGGACTGCCCGGTCTGCGACAAGGGCGGCGAGTGCCCCCTGCAGAATCAGGCGCTCACGGAGGGCCGCGGCAAGTCCCGCTTCACGGACGCCAAGCGCACGTTCAAGAAGCCGCTGCGCCTGACCTCCCAGATCCTGCTCGATCGCGAGCGCTGCATCCTGTGCCAGCGCTGCGTGCGCTTCGGTAAGGAAATCTCGGGCGACGTGTTCATGGACCTGCAGGGCCGAGGCGGTGGCACGGCTCCCACGGAGCACCACTACTTCATGGGCGAGCAGGTCGGCGGATTCGACACGACCACCCTGGACTTCTTCGACACGAAGGCCAAGGAGGCCTCGACCTCGTCCCTGTCGTCCCCGTTCGGCACCGACGCGATCGTCGGATCGATCAACGAGGGTGAGCTCTCCGTCGCCGAGCGCGACGTGTCGGGCCGCGCCTTCGCGTCCTACTTCTCGGGCAACATCATCCAGATCTGCCCGGTCGGCGCCCTGACCGCAGCGTCCTACCGCTTCCGCGCGCGTCCCTTCGACCTCGTGTCGACGGCGTCCG encodes:
- the nuoF gene encoding NADH-quinone oxidoreductase subunit NuoF, with translation MSTAYVAPGPLTPILTNGWGEERSWTLDSYRGRGGYQGLEKARTMEPADIVQAVKDSGLRGRGGAGFPSGLKWSFLPPADGGPRYLVVNADESEPGTCKDIPLIMGNPHVLIEGIAITSRAIGCDHAFVYLRGEVTHVYRRLLQAVREATEAGVLGDLRITAHAGAGAYICGEETALLDSLEGRRGHPRLKPPFPAVAGLYARPTVVNNVETIAQVAGIFRNSPEWFASMGTEKSKGHGIFSVSGHVAHPGQFEAPFGITMRELIEMAGGIRDGHKLKFWTPGGSSTPIFTEDELDTPLDYESVGAAGSMLGTRALQVFDETVSVVRVITRWSEFYQHESCGKCTPCREGTYWMKQIMLRLERGEGRPGDVDLLDEIAHNIAGRSFCPLGDAAATPIMAGIKRFRDEFEAGLTTPARELFPYEASANYARGGGR
- a CDS encoding NADH-quinone oxidoreductase subunit B produces the protein MGLEESLPAGIALTSVEKVLGLARKYSQWPVTMGLACCAIEMMAAGTPRFDMARFGLEVFRASPRHSDMMIVSGRVSHKMAPIIRRVYDSMPEPKWVISMGACASSGGVFNNYAVVQGCDHIVPVDVYLPGCPPRPEALIHAVLVLREQIGKEPLGVHRREIARRAEQAALEATPTHQMKGLLA
- the nuoE gene encoding NADH-quinone oxidoreductase subunit NuoE; translation: MSYTPDTLARLQADAAQIIARYPDGHSRSALLPMLHLIQSVDGYVSPDGIDFIAATLDLPRAEISAVATFYTQYKRHPTGDYLVGVCTNALCAVMGGDEIWEKVSEKVGVGSDETSEDGKITLERIECNAACDYAPVVMVNWEFFDNQSPSSALAMIDDIQAGRDIHPTRGPIVAPTFKENERVLAGFLDGHEDEGPSAGPSTLLGREIAAANGWTEPVADKAADQAPTKAPKASTKATKASTKATNKKGVKAK
- a CDS encoding NADH-quinone oxidoreductase subunit C, which gives rise to MSDLSTPEENAPAEVAPASSQRGFALPEPIAHREGLFGAGTDSSTSGFAGLVTDSFLPGEASRPYGGWFDQVVDVLEELIAADGLTVSDVIEKVTIDRGQLGIFIAREHIKRVAQYLRDDADLRFELCLGTNGAHYPLDKGRELHAIYPLYSITHNRMIRLEVTCPDEDPRIPSIVSVYPGNDWQERETWDLIGIVFTGHPSLTRTAMPDDWVGHPQRKDYPLGGIPVEFKGAVNAPADVRRSVN
- a CDS encoding NADH-quinone oxidoreductase subunit D, translated to MTTAFHAPAGQTDLPIEDIPEVLTQGGDWDDVLHEIETITSERIVVNLGPVHPATHGVLRLILELDGEKVRETRVDTGYLHTGIEKNMEYRTWAQGVAYCTRMDYVAPFFQEAAYCLGVEKLLGIEEDIPERASLIRILMMELCRIASHLVAIGSTGNEMGATTIMTIGFRGREEILRIFERITGLRMNHEYIRPGGVVQDIGEGTTDYIRDRLRRARKDIGELQDILVENPIFKKRLCDVAVMPLSGLMALGSTGPGVRAAGLPLDLRKSQPYCGYENFEFDVPTRDKSDVYNRTMVRFDECYESMRIIWQVLDKLDQCEGAPTMVADPEIAWPARLAVGTDGQGNSAEHVREIMGESMESLIHHFKLVTEGFHVPAGQVYQTVEHAKGILGVHLVSDGGTRPFRAHFRDPSFANLQALAMMTEGGQLADVVVALAAIDPVLGGVDR